A part of Sebastes fasciatus isolate fSebFas1 chromosome 10, fSebFas1.pri, whole genome shotgun sequence genomic DNA contains:
- the sting1 gene encoding stimulator of interferon genes protein codes for MQCLQDQDALIPRPRGTLPKVCAAVLAANTIGGVVFLSPERLFGWVAVVILILTLGPLLHGLCLLAEEMFHHSNTRYQGRGLLGHVLPACGFGGKTLLAAALAGLMLYLAGDPLSHEGQCSKLLFLASALYALLKSLGVLGPSEVEVSDICEGRKMNVAHGLAWSFYIGYLRLVLPRLEDSIAAFRATHQASSSFSGRGSRKLLILIPLNANISHKLEDGDDNIHFYDNLPNNDIDRAGVRGRVYKHSVYRVLGEHGKGHECVVEYATPLLTLYSMSQESSAGFGEPERRQQVLLFYRTLQDILEHSLECRNRYTLVLLNDEHEDDPHFLSKAILRHLQQQEREEYCLTPPPQQEMVHPLSKAPPSALPINGVWHSPELMSREPTLMFSLEEPQPLKEPIEDTDDYQEAS; via the exons ATGCAGTGCCTCCAGGATCAGGACGCTCTAATCCCTCGGCCTCGCGGGACGTTGCCGAAGGTGTGTGCCGCGGTGCTGGCTGCCAACACAATAGGAGGCGTAGTGTTCCTGTCTCCTGAAAGGTTATTTGGATGGGTTGCCGTGGTAATTCTCATCCTGACCCTTGGTCCCCTGCTACACGGGCTCTGTCTGCTAGCAGAGGAGATGTTTCACCATTCAAATACGAG GTATCAAGGCCGGGGGCTGCTGGGCCACGTGCTGCCGGCCTGTGGTTTTGGGGGAAAGACCCTGCTGGCCGCGGCGCTGGCAGGCCTCATGCTCTACCTAGCCGGAGATCCTCTGTCACACGAAGGCCAATGCTCGAAACTCCTCTTCCTGGCCTCGGCCCTTTACGCACTGTTGAAAAGCCTGGGAGTCCTG GGTCCGTCGGAGGTGGAGGTGTCAGACATCTGCGAGGGGAGGAAGATGAACGTGGCCCACGGCCTGGCGTGGTCCTTCTATATTGGCTACCTGCGTCTGGTGCTGCCAC GTTTGGAGGACTCCATCGCAGCGTTTCGTGCCACCCATCAGGCCAGCAGCTCCTTCTCGGGTCGTGGCTCCAGGAAGCTCCTCATCCTCATACCTCTCAACGCCAACATTTCTCACAAGCTGGAGGACGGGGACGACAACATCCATTTCTACGACAACCTGCCCAACAATGACATCGACAGGGCCGGAGTCCGGGGGCGGGTCTACAAGCACAGCGTCTACAGAGTATTGGGCGAGCATGGGAAG GGCCATGAATGTGTGGTGGAGTATGCGACGCCCCTGCTGACGCTGTACAGCATGTCCCAGGAGAGCAGCGCTGGTTTCGGGGAGCCGGAGCGCAGACAGCAGGTGCTGCTCTTCTACAGGACCCTGCAGGACATCCTGGAGCACTCGCTGGAGTGTCGCAACCGCTACACACTCGTCCTGCTTAATG ATGAGCACGAGGACGACCCTCACTTCCTGTCCAAAGCTATCCTCAgacacctgcagcagcaggagagagaggagtactGCCTCACCCCACCCCCTCAACAGGAGATGGTGCACCCGTTGTCGAAGGCCCCGCCAAGTGCTCTGCCTATAAACGGCGTCTGGCACAGTCCTGAGCTAATGAGCAGGGAGCCTACGCTCATGTTCAGCCTGGAGGAACCTCAGCCTCTGAAGGAACCCATTGAGGACACTGACGATTATCAAGAAGCCTCATAA